ACTAACCAATATCTTGGTTATCCCAATTAGAGGTTGAAGCAAAtctaaaatttactattttttaccccccccccccaacaaatcatttattttgaaaattttgaaaaaaaaattgaaacaactatttttcttttaatatatttttaaagtgTATCATAGGGGTGAAGAAGCATAAAATTTCATCCTACTCAATTCTTTCAAAAAATGTAGTTCTAGTCATGTGTTataatccttcttttctttcctttttttttttttttttttcttaaagtaAGTTTATTCATTTCTTCAAAAGCATCATGCTTAGTTTGTGAAATGAAGGTTCATAGAATACATCAAATAACTAAGGCATTTTATTAATTAAGCCATCATTTTTTATTGCCTTTTTAATACATCATAAAATATGCTCTAACAACTGAGGGCTTACTCAATTACCATATTAATACAGGCATTCGATACCAAGACAACATCAATATTTTGATGTTTTTATTTAGGCTACTAGATCATCTAGGAGTAATCAAAACATTGGAAACCACTTTTGGTTAGGATTTCCAGTGGATTGGTACATAATTATTTGGTGGAAACTTGGATCAGACCTTCTCACATCCATCACCAATCCGAGGTATAGGTTCAAAATAGTGCCATCATTTCTAAACGTCCATCGTTCACGGGATGATGCAGAATTACAGCTTGCAATATTGACGATAGTGAGATCTTCAGATTGATTTTCATAGTAAGAAAGGCAAAGGTCTCGATTTTGATTAGGCCTTATAGAACGATCTGGATAAAGAGCCCATTGTTGCTCGTCCTTTTGGTCCACACATTCATCTAACCACACTGCATTCCCATTTGCTTGCATGCAAAGGTCTTGAAACCCAACAATGGTCCTCACAAAAGGATTTGAATCATTTGTCGCGAGCCAACCTTGACGAGAGGAATAATTATTGACCTGCACAGTGAGCGTAGCATCACTATTTCCTGACTCTGCACTTAAAACAAGTGAAGATTTGGGATTTATGATGGTTCCGTTGGTCCAAATTTCCCACTGGATAGCTTCAGTTACAGCACTATCACAATCGTATATCATGACATAACTTCCTGCACGATACCCATAAGTAGTCAAGCACTTGCCTTTAGATCGAATAGTCCCATCTTTTTTCACGGTCCACAATTGATTCTCGTCTGCATTGGACTTACATGGCCACAAAATTATCGAGTCGCCATTGTTGAAAAGCCCACCCTTGACGTCTGCACACAACCCATTTCGACCAGCGATGCGCACTGTGAGCTCTTCTTCTATGCAAGTTTGATCATTATATGCATCCACAATAGGCTTTATGAGAAGGGAAGTTTGAATTGTTGGTGGTTTTTCACAAATATACAACATGATCCCAATGGTGGCAACTAGGTCGGGCATCACATTGCTCACTGTGAAATGTTCATAATTAGCTCTCTGTAAATCAACTTCGGGAAAGGACCCATCTTCGTCGGACTGTTGAATGGA
This genomic window from Malania oleifera isolate guangnan ecotype guangnan unplaced genomic scaffold, ASM2987363v1 ctg670, whole genome shotgun sequence contains:
- the LOC131147228 gene encoding ricin-like, translated to MADSVLIFPREGVHDHQFNAALLLDYPKVTFTTSGAVTKNDYKQFLKSIRDQVVNPHDARHGIPVLRNRDAVVDNQRFLLVELSNNAGDVVTLAIDVTNMYVVGYRVGGESFFFQDAPEAAFTNLFAGTNQHTLTYGSNYADLLGLAGLSDLDRLYPGLGIQPLDSAISLLFHGSSAEGGQAKVVRSLIICILMISEAVRFRYVEQQVTQTIRPQNQGTIVPNGAVVRLVRRWERLSESIQQSDEDGSFPEVDLQRANYEHFTVSNVMPDLVATIGIMLYICEKPPTIQTSLLIKPIVDAYNDQTCIEEELTVRIAGRNGLCADVKGGLFNNGDSIILWPCKSNADENQLWTVKKDGTIRSKGKCLTTYGYRAGSYVMIYDCDSAVTEAIQWEIWTNGTIINPKSSLVLSAESGNSDATLTVQVNNYSSRQGWLATNDSNPFVRTIVGFQDLCMQANGNAVWLDECVDQKDEQQWALYPDRSIRPNQNRDLCLSYYENQSEDLTIVNIASCNSASSRERWTFRNDGTILNLYLGLVMDVRRSDPSFHQIIMYQSTGNPNQKWFPMF